The genomic interval ATTGCTTGTTCTGAGATCCACCTGCTGATTGTCTTTGTCGTACAGGTTCTCAGGAAACGCGGTAGCTGTTTCATAAGGCAGCAGCTGTTGTTCATGATTGCTGATCAGGAACTGAAAAGGTGTTGAGAAAGCAAGGCATTGCCTTACTGCCTCCGGCAGGCTGGCGGTGTCGCTTTCTTCAAAGTCGAACAAGTGCCGGTAAAAGGCTACTGGCCGTTTGATAGTTTGAGCAGCGTTATTAATGAGGATGTCCAGGTGTTTTTCCTGCGTTTGCAGGTATTGTATAAAATTATTCAGCTGTGACAGCTTGCGCAGGTCCAGCGCGACTATTTTCAGCCGGTGGCTCCATGCAGAAAAATCTGCCTCCTGGCTGAAACGCATGGCACAGTCTTTCGCGAAGCGGGTGGTGACCCATACTTTGGCCCCATCGCGCAACATACGAAGGGCCGTGAGGTAACCTATCTTTATTCTTCCCCCGGTGATCAGCGCTATTCTGCCTTCCAGGTTGGCACGCTGATGTCTGCGGGTATAGTTAATATCAGCACAGGAAGGGCACAGCATATGATAAAAGAAATGGACCTGCTTGTAGGAAGTTTTGCAGATATAGCATCGCTGGTACCTGGCAAGTTCCAGCGGCTCCTTTGTGTGCAATATTTCTTCCGTGTAGGGCAGTTCGTATTTACGATGCAGGGCGGTCTGTGCCAGCACCACTTTTTTATCATACTGTTTCAGTAAGCTTTGCCGCCGTGACAGCTTTTGCACTTTCTGCAAAGACAGCAGATGAGTGGATACGACAGGTTTGTTAATTTGTGCTTCAGCAGCCAGCTGTTTGTTATCTTTTTTGGCCCGTCTATAGAGTTTCGTTACGAGCCCTTTCAGGCTCATGGTGTCCAGTGATTTACCAGGATCCCGGGATAGCACCTGCAATACCTTGATACACGTTTCCCACTCTTCTTTTGTGAAATCATTCTTCATAGGAAGGGATCTTTAGATAGATAAAAATATGGCAAATTTCTGGTAAGTACCTACATGTTTTTGACGTAGAGGAACACCTGTTGCACAGTTCCCTGAAATCCGGGATGGTAATTTTTCCTGCATGGATAAGCCTGTTGGCCCTGATCCTGATCCTACGGTTTGTGTTTAAATTATAAGGCTTCCCGGCAAATATAATGGGTTGAGACCACCAACGTGATCTCAATGTAACATCAGGAAAGTCCGTATGCCCTGCAGCGTAAGACTGGGGAATATTCCCAGCCAGCATATCAGTCCTGCCATGATCACGAGGGTGATATAAGTGGATATATGGAAGAAGGGATGGACCGGCTTGGGGACCGCTTCTGCAGAAACAGTAGTAGAGAACAGCGTATTAATGACACGCAGATAGTAATACAGGCCGATCACACTACTGAGCACCAGTACGATCAATGGTAACCAGACAGACTGATGTACGCCGGCTGATAGTATGAAGAACTTCGCCAGGAAACCGGCGGTTAGGGGAATACCTGCGAGCGACAATAAGGAGATGGCCAGTATGGTACCCATAACAGGTCTTTTCCAGATCAACCCGTCATAGGTATGCAGCTCATCTGCCTCATGCTCCCTGGAAGATAAGAGGATGATGACCCCAAAGGCTGATAATAAGGTAATGGAATAAGCCGTCAGGTAAAAGATAGCAGCTTCCGTACCGGCATTGTTGCCTGGCAGAAATGCTACGAGCAGATAGCCAAAATGTGCAATAGACGAGTAGGCCAGCAGGCGTTTCAGGTTACGCTGTTGCAAAGCCAGTATATTCCCTGTTATCATAGAAGCAATGGCAATGACGGAGAAGATGGTGACTGCCAGCTGATATTGCTGCAGATGGATGCTCTGTGCGAAGCGCAGTAACACGGCAAATGTCCCTATCTTGGAAATAGTGGCAATGAACGCAGTAACGGGAGAGGGCGAACCCTGATAAACATCGGCCGCCCACAGATGGAATGGCACCAGGGCCAGTTTAAAGCCGATGGCAACGATAATAGTACCAAGCCCCATCAGGAATAATGGAGAAGATCCTACCGATGCCATTTTCTCTGCAATACCGGAAAATATCATACTGCCTGTTTCCATATAAATGAGCGCCATGCCAAACAGCAGGAAGGCTGAAGACAGCGCTGCCAGTACAAGATATTTCATGCCGGCTTCCACCGCATTGTTCCTGTTGCGCAGATAGGCAATCAATGCATATAAGCTGACACTTAGCAATTCCAGCCCGATGAACAGCGAAATAAAATGCTGGCTGATGGTCAGTATGGCGGCGCCCAGCGTGGCAAGGAACAGCAGTATATAATATTCTTTGGGGTTCTCTTCCCGCTCTTCAAAATAGATGAACGAGAACAAGCCGATCACCAACACAGAGAAGATGATCAGTCCTGTAAATACTGCCGCCTGTCCATCTACAATGAAGAGCGGCGGTATTTCCTGCGGCAGTGTGTCCCTGACATACCAGGTAGCGAATACGACCAGGCACATCATGAGGAAACCTACCACCTGGATGACAGTATGGCTTAAGCGAAAAGCGATCAGCAATATAACAACGACAGAGGCCATTGCCAGCACAATGAAAGGCAGCAGGGCTGATAGTTGTAGCTCATTCATGGAGTGACGGATGAATAGTAGATAAATGTTGTACCGTATCGATAACTGGTTGTGGGAATAATCCCAGCACGACGATGCTGATGCTCAGCGCAGCCATAATCACCAGTTCCCTGGCACTGATATCTTTTACAGGCCCGGTAAAATGCTGCTGTCCCATGAATACTTTCTGCAGCATGCGCAGGGAATATATCGCTGAAAGGATCAGTCCGAGGGTGGCGATAATGCTGAGTGTCGGGTGACTGCCAAATGCTCCCAGCAGGATAAAGAATTCAGCGATGAAATTGCCTAGTGCAGGAAGCCCGGCAGAGGCCATGGTAAACAGGATGGCGATGCCGCCCATAGCCGGCATGGAGGTCCAGAGGCCGCCCATCAGGTCTATATCCCTTGTATGTAGCCTTTCCTTCAGCATTCCTGCCATTACGAAGAGGGCGCCGGTGCTGAGGCCGTGTGTCAGGATCTGCATCACAACGCCCTGCATGGCGATGTTACTGAAGGAAAAGATACCTACCAGCACAAAGCCCATATGGCTCACAGAAGTATATGCGATCAGGCGTTTGAGGTCGGTTTGTGAAAAAGCGAGCAAGGCGCCATAGATAATGCCCGCCACGCCGAAGAGTATCATCACCGGGGCAATGGCCAGCGAACTTTCCGGGAAAAGCGGCAGCACAAAACGAATGATACCGTAGGCCCCTGTCTTGAGCAACAAACCGGCCAGCACAAGGCTACCCGCTGTGGGCGCTTCTCCATGCGCATCCGGTAGCCAGTTATGGAAAGGTACTACCGGTAGTTTAATAGCAAAAGCAATGAGGAAGCCCAGCATGATCCATTTTGCCGCTGCAGGATCAGTGGCTGTTTGCAGCAGGCTGAAATAGTCAAAGGTATATCTGCCTGTCTGGTCGCCGTGAATGAAATATAAAGCCAGTATAGACAATAGCATGAAAAGACTGCCTACCTGTGTAAAAATGAAGAACTTGTAACCGGCGTAACGGCGGCGGGCATCGCCCCATAAGATAATCAGGAAATACATCGGTATCAGCATCACCTCCCAGCAGAAGTAGAACAGTATCATGTCCATGGCAATGAATACGCCACTGATGCCTGCCAGTGTCCACAACAGGTTAAAGAAATAGAAGCCTGTTCTTTCTTTGATCTCCTTCCAGGAACAGAGTACTGCCAGGATGCCCAGGAAGAATGTAAGGAGCAGCATTACATGGCTGAATCCGTCCATCGCTACATGGAAGCCGATACCTAATGATGGTATCCAGTTTGCCTGGTAATTGATATACCAGGACGTATTATCGGGGAATGCCTTATAGACGCTGAAGAGCCAGCAGGCGACCAGCAGATCGATAGTGACGGTAAGCAGGGCGATCCATTTAGCCGCCAGGGGCGAGCTCCGCGCCACCAGCCAGCATAATATACCTCCTGCCAGCAATATGCATATCATCCATATCAGTATCATAACAGTAATTGTAAGGTGATGATAAACAGGATACCTATCAGCACACCGGTTACATACCATCTTAAGGAGCCATTCTGAGAAACGGAGAACAGCTTATTGAGATGCAGGTTGGCATCGGCGATGGCAGTATATAGTTTATCGGATACATCAGATTTATTAATGCGGGTAATGAAGAGGAAAGGTTTTACCAGCAGAATATCATAGAGCTGGTCAAATTTCCATCCTTTGAACAGGAAATGCCGTACGTTCATCAGTCCCTCAGATTGTTTCCACCGCAGCAGCAGTTCGCTTTGTCCGTAGTACAATACATAACCGGTGTAGATGCCAAGCGCAGAGACGCCTACGGCGATCAGCTGGAAGACGATCTCCGGCGGCAGATTGCTTTTCAGCGTTGTGGCAGGCAATGCCTGTTGTACTATTTCTGAGAAGAGAGCCACGTGCATGATATTGTGCGGCCATTCTATCCAGCCCACTGCTATGGAGAAGAAGGCCAGTACCACCAGGGGAAGCGTCATGGCGCGGCCCGGAAGATGCCCCGGTGTTGTTTTCATATCTCCCCAGAATACGACCAGTATCAGCCTGGTGGAATAGAATGCGGTAATGAATGCACCCAGCAGGGCTAAAGCCCAGAGTACAGGATGGCCGCCGTTGGCACTCCAGGCATACCAGAGGATCTGGTCCTTACTAAAGAAGCCTGCGGTTACCAATGGCAACGCTGCCAGTGCGGCTGCGCCAATTGTGAACGTATAAAAGATCACAGGCATTTTCTTTCTCAGCCCTCCCATTTTAAAGATGTCGTGCTCATGATGCAGTGTTTCAATCACCGCACCTGCTGCAAGGAACAAAAGAGCTTTGAAGAAAGCGTGTGTGAAGAAATGAAAGATCGCAGCGCTCCAGGCGCCTACACCCAGGGCCAGGAACATATAGCCGATCTGGCTGATGGTCGAGTAGGCAAGTACTCTCTTAATATCCGTCTGCACCATGGCGCTGCAGCCCGCAATAAACAGCGTTACAGCGCCGATGATGGCGGTGACCTGCATAGCGATGGGAGAGAGCTCAAATAAGGTATGCATTCTTGCGATGAGATAAACACCGGCTGTGACCATGGTGGCCGCATGGATCAATGCACTCACAGGAGATGGGCCGGCCATCGCATCGGGCAACCATGTCTGCAACGGCAGCTGGGCGGATTTGCCAATGCCACCTGACAACAATAACAAGGCGATCAGTGTAACGGTGCCGGAACCACTGCTGAATTGCTGTGAAGCTTTTGCCAGGATATCAGGGATATATAAGGTGCCCAGTTCTTTAAAAAGCAGAAAGAGCCCGATGATCATGGCCGTGTCGCCAATACGGGTGATCACGAAGGCTTTATTGGCGGCCCGGTAATTGGCCGGTGTTTCGTACCAGAAACCAATGAGCAGGTAACTGCACAAGCCAACGCCTTCCCATCCCAGGTACATCAATACCAGGTTATCGGCCATTACCAATGTCAGCATGGCGCAGACGAAGAGGTTCATACTTGCGAAGAAGCGGGCGTAATCCCTGTCCTCACGCATGAACGCAACCGAGTAAATATGGATAAGGGCTCCTATGAATGTGATGACGCAAATGAAGACGAGCGACAATGCGTCCATGCGCAGGCTGATATCGGCCGACAAGTGGCCGGCAATGAACCAATGCCATAATAGCTGTGTGTAAGCGCCTGTGGGGGGATGCGCCTGCAGGAAGCTGGCACTGGTGATGATTGCTATGAGTGCGGAAATGCAGATACTGCCGGCCCCGATACCTGCAATGAAGTTGCGGGACAGGTATTTCCCCGCCATTGACAACACCAGGAAACCCAGAAGGGGCAGGGTAGGTATCAGATACAGGTACTGTTGCATATAAACTTAATCTTTTAGTTCTTTGAGTTCTTCAACATCGAGTGTTTTATGCTGGTGCTGGATCTGTAATACCAGTGCCAGCGCAACAGACACTTCTGCTGCTGCCATGGCCAGTATGAACAGGTACATGACCTGCCCGTCCGGCTGCTGCCACCTGGAGCCGGCAGCTACAAAGGCCAGTCCGGCGGCATTGAGCATGATCTCAATAGAGAGCAGCATGAAGATGATATTCTTCCTTGTGAGTACACCTGCCAGTCCCAGTACGAACAGGATAGCGGCGACTATTAAGACCGTATGTGCTTGGACAGTTGACATCAGTTCAGGTTTGGATATGTTTGAAGGAACCTGTGCAGGCTTTTTTTCTTGTGTTTACCAATATGCGCTGCTCCCACAATTCCCGTCATCAGCAGGAAGCCTACCAGTTCTACGGCAATGATATATTCCCCATACAGCGACAACGACACCTGCTTCGGCGTAACAACAGCGGCAGGCATAGCGGTGGGCGCGTCCTGTAACAGCAATACCGCCATTTCGGCCAGCAATACCAGTGAGAGTATTGATGGCCCAAGCCATGCGCGCAATTGCAGCCATTCCTTCTCCTGCTGGGCCGTCTGCTTACCAAGGTTCAGCATCATCACCACGAAGATGAAAAGCACTACAATAGCGCCTGCATAAACGATCACCTGCAATGCGGCTGCAAAAGGAGCTCCCAGTGAAAGGAAGGTGACCGCCAGTGCCAGGAAAGATACTACCAGGTACAACAGCGCATGAATGGGCTGATAACGTGTGATCACCATAACAGTGGACAGGATCGCAATGAATGATGATATATAGAAGACCAGAGACATATCCTTATATTTTCAGGGTAATAAGCTTTTGATATCTACCGGGGTTTCTTCATCTTTCCCCTTACCTTTTTCTTTCACGCCTGCATCAAGGCCAGCTACGTTATAGAAGTTGTAACCGGGATATTTTCCCTGGCTGTTGATGAGCAGATCTTCCTTTTCGTATACCAGGTCCTGACGCTTGTATTCCGCCATCTCAAAATCGGGGATCAGTTGTATGGCGTAGGTTGGGCATGCTTCTTCACAGTATCCGCAGAAGATGCAGCGGGAGAAATTGATGCGGAAGAATTCCGGGTATCTGCGGCCTTCCTCATTTTCTGTAGCCTGCAGCGCGATACAATCCACTGGGCATGCCGCAGCACACAGATAACAACCTACACAGCGTTCACCACCATCCGGATCTTTTGTGAGCACGATACGTCCTCTCCATCGCGGATACATGGGTACCTTTTGTTCCGGATATTGTACGGTAACCTTCTTCCGGAAGATATGCCGGAAGACCAACCACATTGTACGCAGGTGACTAATCATTGTTATAAGTTTTAAGTTATCTCATTTAAGACCTGAGCCAGAGTGCTATTGCACCGGTAACTAAAAGATTGAGCAATACCAGCGGTAACAGCAGTTTCCATCCATAGCCCATCAGCTGATCGTAGCGGGGACGCGGCAGCGATGCACGCAGCAGTATAAAAAGCCCGATGAAGAAAAATGTTTTCAGGAAAAACCATACCACAGGAGGCAGAAAGCCTGGCCCCAGCCATCCGCCAAAGAACAGCGTGACAGTCATTGCAGAGATCAGTGATATACCCAGGTATTCACCAATAAAGAACATCCCGAATTTCATTCCGGAATATTCAGAGTGGAAACCGGCTATCAGCTCGCTTTCTGCTTCAGGAATATCAAAAGGCAGGCGGTGGGTTTCTGCAAGGCCCGCAATAAAGAAAACAACGAAACCAACGGGCTGTGTAACCACAAACCAAAGGTCCTTCTGTGCAGCTACAATAGCTGTCAGGTTGAAAGACTTGCTCAGCATCACTACTCCCATCAGGGAAAGCCCCATAAACACTTCATAGGCTATCATCTGGGAGGCGCCCCGCAAAGCGCCCAGCAGCGAGTACTTGTTGTTGGAAGCCCATCCTCCCAATACGATGCTATAAACACCCAGGGATGACATTGCCAGGAAGAACATGAGGCCAACATTCAGATCGGCTACCACAATGCCGGGTGCAAAAGGAATGATAGCAATACCCATCAGTACACTGGCTACAACAATAGCGGGGGCAAGAATGAATACCCACTTATCGGCAAACGGCGGGATCCAGTCTTCTTTAAAGAAGAGCTTCAGGGTGTCTGCAAGCACAATAAACAGGCCCAGTGGTCCTGCACGGTTGGGGCCCAGTCTGTCCTGCCACAGCGCCAGCAGCCTGCGTTCCACCCAGATGAGCCCTGCAGCGATGTTCAGGAATACGAAGAGTACCCCTAAGACGATCCATATGTGTTGCATTACAGTCATACGATTACAGTTGAGAGGTTTACCCATGCGCCCCAGCTGAGCGCTTCCATACCTGTCAGCCCCGCCGGCGCCAACATGATGCCATCGGGCAATGAATCATTTATGGAGAGTGGGAGTGTGTATGTTTTGCCATCGGTCTTCACGCTGACAGCATCCCCGTTCTTCAGCTGGGCCTGTTCTGCATCGTGCCTGGACAATGAGACATAAGGTTCAGGTGAAAGAGAAGCGATCCCTTTTGTGTAAACACTTAGTTCGCCGGAGCCAAAGATGTGGTACTGCGGCAGCAGCATCCATTTACCTGCACGGGGCGTAAATGCATCGGGAATGTCTTTTGAGAACACGGGTGGCGTGGTGGTTTGCTCAAACAAACGTATGCCGGGATCTCCACCTTTCAGCGCACCGCCCGCTTCTTCCTGGTATTTGGTTACCGACTGATTGGAGTTCCATCCCGGCGCCCAGAAGAAAGGAATAAGGGGAGATGGCGGCAAGCCCCTGTATCCTTCCATGGTATATGACAGCGATGAGTCGTCGTCCTGCAATGGTTTAGGCTCGCTCACGGTCAGGTTGGCCAGCATGGCTGTACGACCGCTGTAACGATGTGATTCGCGCGGTATACGGGCGCCATGGATACGGAAATCGTGTGGTGGTGCAACCCTGGATACTCCTGCGAATTGCGGGAACCTGTTTTCCAGTGCATGCAGCAGATCTTCCATATGCTTTCCGTGACCGTTGGAGGCCGTAGTTACCAGCGACTTTATATCGGCAAGCCATTTGAAGCTTTCCCTGATCTCGCTGTTGGCAGGCATAAATACCTGGCTGCTGCGCTGTGCACGGGCTTCGTTATTTACGAAAGTGCCATCGGCCTCCGCGAATGTAGCCGCCGGTATCAGCACATGTGCTTTTTCTGTAGTGCGATTGTGTAATGTATCGAGAACGATGACATGTTTACACTTACTGAAAAATGCATCTGCTTTGGCCGTCGGAACAGCACGGTAAAGATCATTTTCCAGGATGATAGCGGTAACGTTGGTGGTACGTTGCACGTGGGCAAGGGCTCTGTCGAAAGAGGAGGCACGCGTCATGGCAAGGCCCATGCTGTTGCAGTCCTGCATGACAAATGCCAGTCCGGCTTTCTTTTCATTCATATCCAGTGCAGCTGCAATATCAAATGCGGCCCTGATCAGCGCATTGTTCCAGCAGGAGGTGCCTGTAATGATCACAGGATGTTTTGCCTGCTGCAGTGCTTTACTGATCGCAGCGGCAGTGGCAAGCAGTTCTTCCGCTGCATTGGGCACTTCGGGCAGCGCCGGATTCAATATATGTGCTATCGCAAAACCCAGCCTGGCCATATCATCAGGCGTGGCCTTCATGGATGAGGAAGATATCTCGTCTAGCGGAGAAGGTAGCATGGTCACATTGGCGAGGAAGCCTTTATCTTCCTGCACCAGTTCCCTGATGGCCGCGTCGTGCCATGTGGGAATAGGCAGTTGTTCAGTAGTATGTGTGGCCGCTGTTTTCATGACCGACTGACGAACGGCCAAGGCCATGACAGGGGCAGTGTTCCAGATATCCTCGCCTAATACCAGCACGGCATCTGCCTGTTCGATCTCTTTCAGGGAAGGCGTGTGGATACAACCTGATTGCAGGATATCTATTATTTTCTGTTCAACATATACGAGGTCGTCCGGTACGCCCTGGTAGAAGTTTTCTTTGCCTACCAGTTCCAGCAGGGCGTAATTGCTTTCAAGGGAAGCCCTTGGAGAACCAATGCCGATCAGGTTATGCCCCGCTACCAATGCCCGCATATATTGCAGTACGGTATTGTGATCTGTAGCCTCTACCGGCTGGTTACGGATAAGCGGTTGTGTGATGCGGTTTTCACTGTTCACAAATTCATATCCGAAACGTCCTTTGTCGCACAGGAAATAGCCGTTCACCTCATGGTTGTACCGGTTTACGACATTGCGCAGCTGGCCGTAACGCTCGCCGGCAATCGTATTACACCCAAGGCTGCAATGCTGGCAAACGGAGGGCGCATTGGTGAGGTCCCATTTACGGGTATAATGTTCTTTTAAGGTTTTGTCGGTGAAAACGCCTGTAGGACATACTTCCACCAGGTTGCCGCTGAAGGGGCTTTCCAGTACACCGTCCTTTTCCCTACCGAAATAAACGTGGTTATGCGCTGCAAATACATTGAGATCTTTTCCTCCTGCATAATCATGGTAAAAACGTACACAGCGGTAACACTGGATACAGCGGTTCATCTCATGATTGATGAGAGGGCCCAGGTATTGATTAGGATAGGTGCGTTTCTTGAAATGGTAGTGCCGGTAGTTGTGTCCTGTCATGACAGTCATATCCTGCAGATGGCAGCAGCCGCCTTCATCGCATACGGGGCAGTCGTGCGGGTGATTGGTCATGAGCCATGCCACTACCTGCGAGCGGAAAGCTTTGGCTGTTTCATCATTTACAGAAATACGCATTCCGTCTTTTACACCTTCCATACAGCTCATGACCAGGCGGCCGCGGGAGTCTTCTTCATCTTTAAAGACCTTAATTGCACATTGACGGCATGCGCCGACACTGCCCATGGCAGGGTGCCAGCAGAAGTAGGGCAGATCAATTCCCAGGCTCAGACAGGCTTCCAGCAGGTTCTTACCTGCCTTTACATCAAAGGGTTTGTTATCAATATATATTGTAGGCATGTTGACGATGTATTTATACTATTCTGCATTAGTCATACGGACATTTCTTATGTTCAATATGTTTTTCGAAATCATCCCGGAAGTATTTCAATGCACTCTGCAATGGTTCCATGGCGCCGGGCGCCAGTGCGCAGAACGTGTTACCAGGACCAAGGAATTGTGCGTGCATATTCAGCAGTTCGAGATCTTCCGGTGTGCCATCTCCTTTTTCGAGGGAGAGCAGGATCTTTTCTACCCAGGGCAGGCCTTCGCGGCAGGGAGTGCACCAGCCGCAGCTTTCCTGTGCAAAGAAATGCTGGAGGTTGTGTACGAATCCCACGGGGCAGGTCTCACTGTCCATTACGATCATGGTACCTGTACCTAAGCGACTACCTGCTGCTGCAACGGATTTATAATCCATTTTGATGTCCAGGTGCTGTGTGGTGAGAAAGTCTGTAGAAGCGCCACCGGGCAATACACCTTTCAGCTGCACACCATTTTTCATACCGCCGGCATGCTCTTCGATCAGCTCGCGCATAGTAACGCCCATAGGCAGTTCCCAGGCGCCGGGCCGCTTCACTTTACCGCTTACACCGTATAGTTTAGTGCCGCCATCGTCGCTATAGCTAAGGCCTTTGAACCATTCAGCGCCGTTGTTGACGATATGAGGAACACAGCAAAGTGTTTCTACATTGTTTACAATAGTGGGTTTACCAAACAAACCGCTGATCTGGGGGAAGGGCGGTTTAGCCCTTGGTGTGGCGCGTTTCCCTTCCAGGGCGTTCAGTAATGCGGTTTCTTCGCCGCACATATAGCGGCCCACACCTGTATGTAGGTGCATGTCGAGGTGGAAATCACTTCCCAGGATATCTTTACCAAGGTAGCCGGCATCATAGGCCTCCTGGATGCTTTTACGAATGAGGTCTGCTGCCTTGTGGTAGGCCCATCGGAGGAACACATAAGCAACGTCTGCCTGGATAGCATACGCGGCCAGTATCATGCCTTCTATGAGCTGATGCGGATTGCCCTCCAGCAACAGCCTGTCTTTGAAGGTACCGGGCTCCATCTCGTCTGCATTGGCGATAAGGTATTTGGGATGAGGGGCCTGGTCGCCCATGGGGATGAGGCTCCATTTGATGCCGGTATTAAAGCCGGCGCCACCGCGTCCTTTCAGATTGCTGTCCTGTACCAGCTTTTGCAGTGCAGCTGGCGTCATTCCACCACCACATACCTTGCGCACAGCAGCATATCCGCCCGTCATTTCATATTCTTTCAGGTTAAGCGGCGGGCGGTCCGGATGAATGTTCCTGGTAAGTGGGCGTTCCATTGTATTATGTGT from Chitinophaga filiformis carries:
- the nuoF gene encoding NADH-quinone oxidoreductase subunit NuoF produces the protein MERPLTRNIHPDRPPLNLKEYEMTGGYAAVRKVCGGGMTPAALQKLVQDSNLKGRGGAGFNTGIKWSLIPMGDQAPHPKYLIANADEMEPGTFKDRLLLEGNPHQLIEGMILAAYAIQADVAYVFLRWAYHKAADLIRKSIQEAYDAGYLGKDILGSDFHLDMHLHTGVGRYMCGEETALLNALEGKRATPRAKPPFPQISGLFGKPTIVNNVETLCCVPHIVNNGAEWFKGLSYSDDGGTKLYGVSGKVKRPGAWELPMGVTMRELIEEHAGGMKNGVQLKGVLPGGASTDFLTTQHLDIKMDYKSVAAAGSRLGTGTMIVMDSETCPVGFVHNLQHFFAQESCGWCTPCREGLPWVEKILLSLEKGDGTPEDLELLNMHAQFLGPGNTFCALAPGAMEPLQSALKYFRDDFEKHIEHKKCPYD
- the nuoG gene encoding NADH-quinone oxidoreductase subunit NuoG, coding for MPTIYIDNKPFDVKAGKNLLEACLSLGIDLPYFCWHPAMGSVGACRQCAIKVFKDEEDSRGRLVMSCMEGVKDGMRISVNDETAKAFRSQVVAWLMTNHPHDCPVCDEGGCCHLQDMTVMTGHNYRHYHFKKRTYPNQYLGPLINHEMNRCIQCYRCVRFYHDYAGGKDLNVFAAHNHVYFGREKDGVLESPFSGNLVEVCPTGVFTDKTLKEHYTRKWDLTNAPSVCQHCSLGCNTIAGERYGQLRNVVNRYNHEVNGYFLCDKGRFGYEFVNSENRITQPLIRNQPVEATDHNTVLQYMRALVAGHNLIGIGSPRASLESNYALLELVGKENFYQGVPDDLVYVEQKIIDILQSGCIHTPSLKEIEQADAVLVLGEDIWNTAPVMALAVRQSVMKTAATHTTEQLPIPTWHDAAIRELVQEDKGFLANVTMLPSPLDEISSSSMKATPDDMARLGFAIAHILNPALPEVPNAAEELLATAAAISKALQQAKHPVIITGTSCWNNALIRAAFDIAAALDMNEKKAGLAFVMQDCNSMGLAMTRASSFDRALAHVQRTTNVTAIILENDLYRAVPTAKADAFFSKCKHVIVLDTLHNRTTEKAHVLIPAATFAEADGTFVNNEARAQRSSQVFMPANSEIRESFKWLADIKSLVTTASNGHGKHMEDLLHALENRFPQFAGVSRVAPPHDFRIHGARIPRESHRYSGRTAMLANLTVSEPKPLQDDDSSLSYTMEGYRGLPPSPLIPFFWAPGWNSNQSVTKYQEEAGGALKGGDPGIRLFEQTTTPPVFSKDIPDAFTPRAGKWMLLPQYHIFGSGELSVYTKGIASLSPEPYVSLSRHDAEQAQLKNGDAVSVKTDGKTYTLPLSINDSLPDGIMLAPAGLTGMEALSWGAWVNLSTVIV